The genome window GCAGAAAAGACAATGCCCCACTTGATCGGAACGAAGTGGCGATGGTCAAGAATGGTTTTGACAAATTTCTCCGATCCACCGAGACCGGCAAATTCGACGGACACCTCCGACATGTAGCCGCTGGTGGGATCGGGGCGGTAATCGGTGGTATTGGTTGAAATTGAAGCATAGATGGACGACAGCGTCGAACTCCCTTCCTGCTCACGGATATAGTAGGACGCCAGGTTATCGACGTCGTAAATATCTTTTTGCTCAAACTTATAGATGAAAAAGGTTCGAGTGGCATAGGTAATGGGAATCCCCAGCTTGATTTTACCCTCGGTGGCCTCGCGGGAATATTCATCCCACTCGCGGTCCGTGCGATACACGTCAAAACCAAGGGCCAGATTTTTATCCATGAAATAAGGATCAAGCAGACCCAGTTGGTAGGTGGTCGAATCGCCACCGAAGGAACCGGCCAGATTCAAACGCCACGCTTTGCCGAGGAAATTATCCTGACTGATCGAGCCCTGTCCGATAAAACCGTCGACGGAGGAATAACCGAAACCAACACTGAAGGTTCCGGTGGATTGCTCTTTGACATCGACCTGAACATCCATGATCTCTTCGGCACCCGCTTCAACGGTATCGACATTGACTTCACTGAAAAAGCCGAGGTTGTTGACCCGCTTGCGACTCGCTTCAAGACGGGAGGCACTGTACAGATCACCCTCGACGAGCACCATTTCACGACGGATGACTTTATCACGGGTTTTGGTGTTGCCGCCGATATTGATGCGCCCGATGTGCACCTGAACGCCCTGCTCAATCTCAAAGGTGACATCGACGGTGCGTTGTTCGTTGTTGATCAGCGTCACTGGAGAGACGTTGACATAAGCATAACCATGGTCCGCATAGTAATCGTTGAGGCGTTTGATATCCTTGCGCAGTTGTTCACGACTGAACACATCGCCGGCCTTAAATTTCAACAGACCCAGCAGAGTGGACTCGTCTTCGAGCAGATCCCCTTTAACCGCCATATCGCCGAGATAGTATTGCTGGCCTTCATCGATCTCGATATGGATATCCATCTCTTCGCGATCATCCGACAGCGTGATCAACGGCGGTTTGACCCGGACACGGATATACCCTTCGTTAAAATAGGCATCTTTGATCAATTCACGATCATTTTCCAGCATCGCTTCATTATAGGTCCCCCCACTGGTGAGCCATGAGAACAACCACCACTCCTTGGTCTGCATGAAGCCGCGCAACTTGCGACTGGAAAAGACCTCATTGCCTTCAAAAGTAATATCATCGATGGCGACTTTAGTTCCCTCAGTGATATCGAAGTAAACCGTTGCTTCATTGCGGGAGTTGGTGTCAACACGCGAACTGACTTCAGCAGCGTAATAGCCTTCATCAATATAGGTCTGCCGAATCGCCGACGTGCTCTCCTGAAGTGTTTTCGGATGCAGGATGCTCGGTGTGCGCATGGTCAGAGCGCCGCGCACTTTGGAACGTTTGAGTTCTTTGATGCCGTTGAGTTTGATGGAACGCACCAGCGGCCGTTCCGTCACCCGGTACACCAGGGTCACAACCTCGCCCTGCTGTTCAACAGAAGCCTCAACATCCTTGAAATGCCCTAAGGCGTAAATGGCGCGGAGATCTTCATCAACACGATCTTCATCCAGAGACTGCCCGGCCTTGATGGACAACGCCGCCTCAACGCTGGCGACATCCACCCGATTGATTCCGTCAATCCTCACGTCCGACACAGTGCGAACGCCATCAGCCGCAATCGCTGAACCGGCCCACAGGCAGAACACTACCGCCAAACATACAACAGCCCTTTTGAGCATAAAATCCGATCTCCTCAAATCTCGATCTATCCGGATTGTTCTGTGCGCTGCATCCGCATGGAACAACGCCATCTGAAGCAGCCTGATCACCAGTTTTCAGTAATCGACACACACACTTAACAAAGTCGTTCATTATAGGAAAAGCCCTGACGGGTGTAAACCTAAAACCTGTAACAGTGCCCTCATCCGACACGATTGAAACACAGGGTTACTGTTTACGACTCAAGCCTCTTTTCCCCTTATCAGGAACTGAGCAGCTCACCATCACGGATATGGACCGTCCGATCCATCCGTGACGCCAGCTCGCGGTTATGGGTGACCATCACCAACGTCAATTGATGATCCTGATGCAATTGTTCCAGCAACGCATAAATCTCTTCCGATGTCGCCGAATCAAGATTACCTGTCGGTTCATCGGCAATCAACAGTTGCGGTTTCTGCACCAGCGCCCGAGCAATTGCCACCCGTTGCTGTTCACCGCCGGAAAGCTGACCGGGCTTGTGATGCAAACGATGATGCAATCCCACTTGGCCGAGTAAATCTTCGGCACTCTGTTGTGCACAGCTACGCTTTTCACCATGGATCAATGCCGGCATCATGACATTCTCCAGCGCACTGAATTCCGGCAATAGCTGGTGAAACTGAAATACAAAACCGAGCGTTGCATTACGAAATGCATCCAAATGAGCCGCTGACAAAGAAAACAGATCGACGCCGTCAAAAAAGCACTGGCCATCGCTGGGACGATCCAAGGTGCCGAGAATATGCATCAGGGTTGTTTTTCCTGACCCGGAGGCACCAACCACAGCTACACGCTCCTGGGTGACAATCGACAGGTTAACGTCCCGCAGCACCGTCAAAGTTCCCTGCCCGGTATCAAACGATTTGCGAATATGTCGTGCTTCCAGTAACACGTCCACCGTGTCCTCCCTGCAAAATCCTTACCGTCATTCGTAACGCAACGATTCCGCCGGATCGAGCCGAGCTGCCCGCAACGCCGGATAGACCGTTGCCACCAGACAAATCGCCATGGCAACCACGACAACGGCAATCACATCCGCCGATTCAACCTGAGACGGGAAGTGGTCCATTCCATAGACAGTTTTGTCAAAAATCGTCACATGGAGTTTGCGCTCCAGCCAACTGATCATGGCGTCTGCATTGAGGGCCAGCGTCAAACCAAGTCCGGTGCCTAGAGCGGTTCCCGAAGTTCCGATCAGCAAACCTTCGAACACAAAAATCTTCAGGATACTCCGCGATGTCGCTCCCATAGACCGCAAAATGGCGATATCTTTATGCTTCTCCATCACCACCATAATCAGCGTGGTGGCAATATTGAATGCTGCCACCAGCACGATGATTCCCAGCACAATGAACAGACCGAGTTTT of Desulfuromonas acetoxidans DSM 684 contains these proteins:
- the bamA gene encoding outer membrane protein assembly factor BamA, coding for MLKRAVVCLAVVFCLWAGSAIAADGVRTVSDVRIDGINRVDVASVEAALSIKAGQSLDEDRVDEDLRAIYALGHFKDVEASVEQQGEVVTLVYRVTERPLVRSIKLNGIKELKRSKVRGALTMRTPSILHPKTLQESTSAIRQTYIDEGYYAAEVSSRVDTNSRNEATVYFDITEGTKVAIDDITFEGNEVFSSRKLRGFMQTKEWWLFSWLTSGGTYNEAMLENDRELIKDAYFNEGYIRVRVKPPLITLSDDREEMDIHIEIDEGQQYYLGDMAVKGDLLEDESTLLGLLKFKAGDVFSREQLRKDIKRLNDYYADHGYAYVNVSPVTLINNEQRTVDVTFEIEQGVQVHIGRINIGGNTKTRDKVIRREMVLVEGDLYSASRLEASRKRVNNLGFFSEVNVDTVEAGAEEIMDVQVDVKEQSTGTFSVGFGYSSVDGFIGQGSISQDNFLGKAWRLNLAGSFGGDSTTYQLGLLDPYFMDKNLALGFDVYRTDREWDEYSREATEGKIKLGIPITYATRTFFIYKFEQKDIYDVDNLASYYIREQEGSSTLSSIYASISTNTTDYRPDPTSGYMSEVSVEFAGLGGSEKFVKTILDHRHFVPIKWGIVFSAHGQVGFVHKVGGEEIPVDERFYLGGINTMRGFENREVGPWEWGRDYARNEAGELLDENGDIYDPNGTVPLGYVDSTTERDFIGGVKEAFCNLELIFPLLKDAGLKGVVFFDIGNTWDQGEEFMSDLRYSTGVGIRWNSPLGPLRLEWGYNLDPEEYEDNSQFDFSIGKFF
- a CDS encoding ABC transporter ATP-binding protein, giving the protein MDVLLEARHIRKSFDTGQGTLTVLRDVNLSIVTQERVAVVGASGSGKTTLMHILGTLDRPSDGQCFFDGVDLFSLSAAHLDAFRNATLGFVFQFHQLLPEFSALENVMMPALIHGEKRSCAQQSAEDLLGQVGLHHRLHHKPGQLSGGEQQRVAIARALVQKPQLLIADEPTGNLDSATSEEIYALLEQLHQDHQLTLVMVTHNRELASRMDRTVHIRDGELLSS